In the genome of Coraliomargarita algicola, one region contains:
- a CDS encoding DEAD/DEAH box helicase family protein has translation MPTFPPTLCFAHPWRDYQARALAEMEAHLDDARLHVVAPPGSGKTVLGLEFMRRLAGPSLVVAPTRTIQSQWAERLRQDFAAGAADWISLDLRQPGLVTITTYQMVDQVMSQPGAEPVLAALRALGVQTLLLDEAHHLKQAWWQSIIDLRKRIEGVHTISLTATPPYDSSAAEWERYIQLCGEIDMEIPVPELVLNGDLCPHVDLLYFEFASPEDLQQRASFQSQINELVADLLHRDSLAGQINKHPWLLDPEAHEADIYAEVEWFSSLLIYLHTRGARLQPELLELLDAEAGELPCFDTEWAQVLLRGIVSKKQRSLWPQDFVRQIEALLKQRGAIERGHVHLLPSHARNRRLMRSATKLRSIEAIVRVERETHGADLRLLVLSDYIYPEFLGTHCERSRNAKSLKLGAVPIFERLRQLGDERVGLLTGSLVIIPASAAGTLLEVCRERGLSSADVRLEVIEALPDYRALTLLRGASRQLVPVMTETFARGAIHILSGTQALLGEGWDAPCINSLIIASNVGSFVSSNQIRGRAIRTNPSSPLKVSKIWHLVTLTGVPHDEPDLDCVRRRLKTFVGPNHREAAIQSGYERLGIPASILTPQQCAQVNDEMQALSANASWIRQAWLGPANAPDWKGLFYRSIQVKGRKLMHYAYLWRTVEAVLYGAALSILGVGFDAFRHMLSGGRGLAVWGMLLLMLLIGLLRIAPDLWRALRLYRQYGLTGVTADRVGRSLFRTMHTLGKFDEDVPEQALTVDRFMGQVSVSLKGGNRMDRHHFATAFLEMMGPIRSPHYLISSVTSARSSYFPVPELLRGSEAERAELLRQAKRLMGNVRLVNCRSREGRRVLLQARACSIFNEWEDAGESLSRWE, from the coding sequence GTGCCGACATTTCCTCCAACACTGTGCTTCGCCCATCCGTGGCGCGATTATCAAGCGCGAGCCTTGGCGGAGATGGAGGCGCACTTGGACGATGCCCGTCTACATGTTGTCGCGCCGCCGGGGTCTGGTAAGACGGTTCTTGGGCTGGAGTTCATGCGTCGTTTGGCGGGCCCGAGCTTGGTGGTCGCGCCGACTCGCACCATTCAGTCGCAATGGGCGGAGCGTTTGCGCCAAGATTTCGCCGCGGGCGCTGCGGATTGGATCAGCCTCGACTTGCGCCAGCCTGGTTTAGTGACGATCACGACCTATCAGATGGTCGATCAGGTCATGTCGCAGCCCGGGGCGGAGCCAGTCTTGGCCGCTCTGCGTGCGCTTGGGGTCCAAACTCTGCTTCTGGATGAGGCACACCACCTCAAGCAGGCTTGGTGGCAGTCGATTATTGATCTGCGCAAACGTATTGAGGGGGTGCATACTATTTCGCTGACTGCGACACCTCCTTACGACTCGTCGGCTGCAGAATGGGAGCGCTATATTCAGCTTTGTGGCGAAATCGATATGGAGATTCCAGTGCCGGAGCTGGTGTTGAATGGCGATTTGTGCCCACATGTAGACCTGCTCTATTTCGAGTTCGCCAGTCCCGAAGATCTGCAACAACGCGCAAGCTTTCAAAGCCAGATCAACGAGTTGGTTGCTGACTTGTTACATCGGGACTCGCTCGCTGGGCAAATCAATAAGCATCCATGGTTGCTGGACCCCGAGGCGCACGAAGCCGATATTTATGCCGAAGTGGAGTGGTTTTCGTCGCTGCTTATTTATCTCCACACCCGAGGAGCGCGGTTGCAGCCAGAGCTACTCGAATTGTTAGATGCGGAGGCGGGCGAATTGCCGTGTTTCGATACTGAGTGGGCGCAGGTCTTACTGCGCGGCATTGTCTCTAAAAAGCAGCGTTCGCTATGGCCGCAGGACTTTGTGAGACAGATCGAAGCTTTGCTGAAGCAGCGCGGTGCGATTGAGCGAGGGCATGTGCATTTACTTCCGAGCCATGCGCGGAATCGCCGCCTGATGCGTAGTGCCACCAAGTTGCGCTCGATTGAAGCGATCGTGCGCGTGGAACGTGAGACCCATGGCGCGGACTTGAGATTGTTGGTGTTGTCGGACTACATTTATCCCGAGTTTCTGGGCACGCATTGTGAGCGGAGCCGCAATGCAAAATCTTTGAAGCTGGGAGCGGTGCCCATCTTTGAGAGACTACGTCAGCTGGGAGACGAGCGGGTCGGTCTGCTCACAGGTTCCTTGGTCATTATTCCTGCGAGCGCGGCGGGCACCTTGTTAGAGGTTTGCCGCGAGCGGGGACTCTCATCGGCGGATGTGCGCTTAGAAGTGATCGAGGCATTGCCTGACTATCGAGCGCTCACCTTGCTGCGCGGTGCTTCGAGGCAACTGGTGCCCGTGATGACCGAGACCTTTGCTCGGGGCGCGATTCATATACTTTCAGGCACGCAAGCCTTGCTGGGCGAAGGTTGGGATGCGCCCTGTATCAACAGCTTAATCATTGCTTCCAATGTCGGCTCCTTCGTGTCGTCCAACCAAATTCGGGGCCGAGCCATTCGCACCAATCCCTCGAGCCCGCTGAAAGTATCTAAGATCTGGCACCTCGTCACACTCACGGGGGTGCCCCATGACGAGCCCGATTTGGACTGCGTGCGGCGCCGGCTCAAAACCTTTGTCGGTCCGAATCACCGCGAAGCGGCGATTCAATCGGGATACGAGCGCTTGGGCATTCCCGCCAGTATTTTGACTCCACAGCAATGCGCGCAGGTAAATGATGAAATGCAGGCGCTCTCTGCCAATGCCAGCTGGATTCGTCAGGCATGGCTCGGGCCTGCCAATGCTCCCGATTGGAAAGGATTGTTTTATCGAAGCATTCAAGTCAAAGGGCGCAAGTTGATGCATTACGCTTATCTGTGGAGGACCGTAGAAGCGGTCTTGTATGGCGCCGCGTTATCGATTCTTGGCGTGGGCTTTGATGCCTTTCGACACATGCTCTCCGGTGGTCGCGGTCTCGCGGTGTGGGGAATGTTGCTACTGATGCTCTTGATCGGGCTGCTGCGAATCGCTCCCGATCTTTGGCGGGCCCTGCGGCTCTATCGTCAATATGGGCTCACGGGAGTGACTGCAGATCGAGTTGGGCGCTCCCTGTTTCGCACAATGCATACGCTCGGGAAGTTTGACGAAGACGTGCCGGAGCAAGCTCTTACGGTGGACCGATTTATGGGCCAGGTTTCTGTCTCACTCAAAGGTGGCAATCGTATGGACCGTCATCATTTCGCCACAGCCTTTTTAGAAATGATGGGGCCCATTCGCTCGCCGCACTATTTGATTTCATCGGTTACCAGTGCTCGCAGCAGTTATTTCCCTGTTCCAGAATTACTGCGTGGCAGCGAAGCAGAGCGAGCTGAATTGTTGCGACAAGCGAAGCGACTGATGGGGAATGTGCGCTTGGTGAACTGTAGAAGTCGCGAAGGCCGCCGGGTTTTACTCCAGGCGCGCGCCTGTTCTATTTTTAACGAATGGGAAGATGCCGGCGAAAGCCTGTCGCGCTGGGAGTAG
- a CDS encoding single-stranded DNA-binding protein, protein MNQTIISGHLTADIETRKVGEQHLSKFRLACNEGERVVFMPVEAWNMPHLAEHLFKGSKVLLSGGLKQESWETDAGEPRSRIVLTAYKVEFLDSAPSRESHSHPQRGPQRGRDTRRTRSQNRPSRSAA, encoded by the coding sequence ATGAATCAGACAATCATCAGCGGACACCTCACTGCCGACATCGAAACCCGCAAAGTTGGAGAGCAGCATCTCAGCAAGTTTAGGCTCGCCTGTAATGAAGGGGAGCGCGTGGTCTTCATGCCCGTGGAGGCTTGGAATATGCCGCATTTGGCGGAGCACTTATTTAAGGGCTCAAAGGTTTTACTCTCTGGAGGCCTCAAGCAGGAGAGCTGGGAGACGGATGCGGGGGAACCGCGAAGTCGCATCGTGCTAACTGCTTATAAGGTGGAGTTTCTGGACTCCGCGCCAAGCCGCGAATCGCATTCGCACCCGCAAAGAGGCCCGCAAAGAGGCCGGGACACGCGTCGCACTCGCTCACAAAATCGACCTTCGCGCTCGGCGGCTTGA
- a CDS encoding HNH endonuclease, with amino-acid sequence MIYNANGQPLYRPGENGSSSPSVKWLREQMGHASFVPELFALLCDPIQREHIRSALIARYFSEHRDALLRLISHYHQVDKVADLSGVALEKTEDPAQFASDPVRSAAFAKTIKQVYDYRCAASGVRFRLGDLSIVDACHLIPFAESGNDHPTNGIALSKNHHWALDRHLITPFASETKLVWRVAPCLDDRLEGHKELLKLDGRSVLLPREKRFWPAEAGLQWRWERLRG; translated from the coding sequence ATGATCTACAATGCTAACGGCCAGCCGCTCTACCGCCCCGGCGAGAACGGTTCCAGCTCACCTTCGGTCAAATGGCTCCGCGAGCAAATGGGCCACGCCAGTTTCGTCCCAGAGCTCTTCGCCCTACTGTGCGATCCCATTCAACGCGAGCACATCCGTAGCGCGCTCATCGCCCGCTACTTCTCCGAGCACCGCGACGCCCTGCTTCGCCTGATCAGCCACTATCATCAAGTCGATAAAGTCGCCGACTTGTCCGGCGTAGCCTTGGAGAAGACGGAAGACCCCGCCCAATTCGCCAGCGATCCCGTCCGCTCCGCCGCCTTCGCCAAAACCATCAAGCAGGTCTACGACTACCGCTGCGCCGCCTCCGGCGTGCGCTTCCGTCTGGGAGATCTTAGTATCGTCGATGCCTGCCATCTGATTCCTTTTGCCGAGAGTGGCAACGACCACCCGACCAACGGCATCGCCCTTAGCAAAAACCATCATTGGGCACTCGACCGCCACCTGATCACGCCATTTGCGTCAGAAACCAAACTCGTCTGGCGCGTCGCCCCCTGCCTCGACGACCGCCTCGAAGGCCACAAAGAACTGCTCAAACTGGATGGCCGCAGCGTCCTGCTTCCCAGAGAAAAACGCTTCTGGCCCGCAGAGGCAGGACTGCAATGGCGCTGGGAGCGGTTGCGGGGATAA
- a CDS encoding restriction endonuclease: MKRNNDSLANSLIMAPWWVSVILGALVYSGLKFVAPGLGGENMILKSFAQAMPQLAPYAALFFAMLSVLSYIFGRKQAALVDKQQSLESLCAVNWKEFEWLVGEVFRRQGYRTEESLGGGADGGIDLILHRDGQTTLVQCKRWKSKPVGVPIVREIFGILTAENADRAIVITTSKFTKESENFAAKKPIELIDGQQLLAMVKSVQTQGTEASQVQKAAPEQVSAPDSSASPQCPKCNSTMVRRTARRGANAGNAFWGCTDYPKCRGVISIES; the protein is encoded by the coding sequence ATGAAACGCAATAACGACAGTCTCGCCAATTCCCTAATCATGGCCCCATGGTGGGTCAGCGTCATTCTGGGTGCACTCGTTTACAGCGGACTTAAATTTGTCGCGCCCGGGCTTGGAGGGGAAAACATGATACTAAAGTCCTTCGCACAAGCCATGCCGCAGCTCGCGCCCTACGCTGCCCTTTTCTTTGCGATGCTTTCTGTCTTGTCTTACATTTTCGGGCGAAAACAAGCCGCCCTCGTGGATAAGCAACAGAGCCTTGAATCGCTGTGCGCAGTCAATTGGAAGGAGTTCGAATGGCTCGTCGGCGAAGTCTTTCGGAGGCAAGGCTATCGCACTGAAGAATCGCTTGGCGGCGGAGCCGATGGTGGCATCGATTTAATCCTGCATCGCGACGGCCAAACCACACTGGTGCAATGTAAACGCTGGAAGAGTAAACCCGTCGGCGTGCCCATAGTCCGAGAAATATTCGGCATTCTGACAGCCGAAAATGCCGACCGCGCCATAGTCATTACGACCAGCAAATTCACCAAGGAGTCGGAGAACTTCGCGGCGAAGAAGCCCATCGAGCTCATCGACGGACAACAACTGCTTGCAATGGTAAAATCCGTCCAAACCCAAGGAACAGAAGCCTCACAAGTGCAGAAAGCCGCGCCTGAACAAGTCAGCGCCCCCGACAGCAGTGCCAGCCCCCAGTGCCCCAAATGCAATTCCACCATGGTTCGCCGCACCGCTCGCCGTGGTGCCAATGCCGGCAACGCTTTTTGGGGCTGCACCGATTATCCAAAGTGCCGCGGCGTGATCTCGATTGAAAGCTAA
- a CDS encoding (deoxy)nucleoside triphosphate pyrophosphohydrolase, with protein MANHHSAPTHKVIEVVCLVAMDQDNQILATQRAEDKPLGLLWEFPGGKIDTGESAEEALRREIVEELGIELGALTRLPAVTHVYDFGTIQLIPFLSKVNTRPLLGELQAHAAARWIALDEWDQLQWAPADLPIIEMLQKSELSK; from the coding sequence ATGGCGAACCATCACTCAGCTCCAACACATAAAGTCATCGAGGTGGTCTGTCTCGTCGCCATGGACCAGGACAACCAGATCCTGGCAACGCAGCGAGCCGAAGATAAACCACTTGGGCTTCTGTGGGAATTTCCGGGTGGAAAAATCGACACAGGCGAATCGGCAGAAGAGGCACTCCGACGTGAGATTGTTGAGGAACTCGGAATCGAACTCGGAGCACTCACACGCCTGCCTGCGGTGACACACGTATATGACTTTGGCACGATTCAGTTGATACCATTCCTTTCAAAAGTAAACACACGACCGCTGTTAGGCGAATTGCAAGCGCATGCGGCAGCACGATGGATCGCATTGGATGAGTGGGACCAACTGCAGTGGGCACCGGCTGATCTACCGATTATTGAGATGCTGCAAAAATCCGAATTATCGAAATGA
- a CDS encoding DUF3427 domain-containing protein, translated as MSELEVGIYERLLDTELSDALGSNPELISILRKIDDEAAPHTYAQFIAQLLQQALRSTKAEARIPLLNQIIELLAATDGLEYIERNRLLSDSKNLLTEVNHSKTALPRPQTPLSTSALLTGLGNDPALEHELRAEMATADRVDILVSFIKWSGLRLLIPSFERLAQRKIPIRILSTSYMGASDPVALEWLSKLPNVDVRLSYDTGGTRLHAKAYHFIRNSGYSTAYIGSANMSHAAMTQGLEWTVKVTAQDMPHILSRFVAEFATYWESNEFEVYEEKEFVRFRKAINDYKLRKNAGPQFFADITPKPFQQRILEALAIAREAGSSRNLVVAATGTGKTVISALDYKQFAEAKNTKPPMLFVVHRKEILETALGCFRTVLKDQNFGELLVDGIEPTEWTHVFASVQSLNNKKPWQNYGTKHFEYVIVDEAHHGTANSYRALFEHLHPQILLGLTATPERMDGSSILPDFDDRFAAEIRLSEALEEKLLCPFHYFGVTDSIDLTDDRFWTNGRYDSRELEAVLSGDDIRAKTRVDTVLQAIERYQPDLSDVRAIGFCAGVKHAQYMADHFNQAGIPSAVLLGSTARDIRAERLRAFREGRLTFLFTVDVLSEGVDIPEINLVLFLRPTESLTVFLQQLGRGLRHAINKDCLTVLDFVGQTHRKYRLDTKFAALLSRKRQRIDKEIENDFPNLPPGCSIQLERVARERVLSKIKEVLNNLKQFIPEVIQTWDEEQSKPLTFGNFIEATELSPIEVLSKKTWSEWKALAHQKAPPRDPDIKTARKALPRLVLRNDPDLLSNFQKLNQDPKVEEATQTYGRQQATAMHYIMWGQKGENVGVDSAEGSFSKWQSNPSVAADAAEIAAWKQSKHTASIRNIQLPYPCDLKLHAQYGSAEIKAALDLSSIDKTGPTGQGVIHIEPLKTYVHLVTFNKDESDFSPTTQYRDYPISRTKLHWESQSNTSQSSKTGQNYIHFRERGYTILFFARLNKRQERETSPFIFLGSAKELLNYEGNRPISMTWELDHPIPAELFEEARSV; from the coding sequence ATGAGTGAACTAGAAGTTGGAATATACGAACGTCTACTGGATACAGAGCTAAGTGATGCACTGGGTTCGAATCCAGAGCTTATCTCGATTCTACGAAAAATTGATGATGAAGCGGCGCCACATACTTACGCCCAATTCATCGCACAACTATTACAGCAGGCACTTCGTAGCACTAAAGCCGAAGCACGCATTCCACTGCTAAATCAAATCATTGAACTGCTAGCCGCAACGGACGGCCTAGAATACATCGAGAGGAACCGACTGCTCTCTGATAGCAAGAATCTCTTAACTGAGGTTAATCATAGCAAAACCGCCCTCCCCCGTCCTCAGACGCCTCTGTCGACGAGTGCACTACTTACAGGGCTTGGTAACGATCCAGCACTTGAACACGAACTGCGCGCTGAAATGGCAACTGCGGACCGTGTCGACATCCTGGTCTCCTTTATCAAATGGTCAGGCCTGCGCCTGCTCATACCAAGCTTTGAGCGACTCGCACAACGTAAGATTCCTATTCGGATTCTATCCACGAGTTATATGGGCGCGAGCGATCCGGTTGCATTAGAATGGCTCTCGAAACTACCAAATGTAGATGTCCGTTTATCTTACGACACTGGCGGCACACGGCTTCACGCCAAAGCGTATCATTTCATTCGTAACTCAGGCTATTCGACGGCGTATATTGGCTCCGCGAACATGTCACATGCAGCAATGACGCAAGGTCTAGAGTGGACCGTCAAAGTGACTGCGCAAGACATGCCCCACATCCTGTCGCGCTTCGTTGCCGAGTTTGCAACCTATTGGGAAAGCAACGAGTTTGAGGTATATGAAGAGAAAGAATTCGTGCGCTTCCGCAAAGCAATCAACGACTACAAGCTACGTAAAAATGCAGGCCCACAATTCTTCGCGGACATCACCCCAAAACCATTTCAACAGCGCATCCTCGAAGCATTGGCCATCGCACGCGAAGCAGGCTCCTCAAGAAATCTTGTAGTCGCCGCCACTGGAACAGGGAAAACGGTGATTTCGGCGCTCGATTATAAACAGTTCGCGGAGGCCAAGAATACAAAGCCTCCTATGCTATTTGTGGTTCATCGGAAAGAGATTTTAGAAACAGCCTTAGGCTGCTTTCGAACCGTTCTTAAAGATCAGAATTTTGGCGAATTACTGGTTGATGGGATCGAACCCACAGAGTGGACACACGTGTTCGCATCGGTCCAAAGCTTAAATAACAAAAAGCCATGGCAGAACTATGGAACCAAGCACTTTGAGTATGTGATTGTTGATGAAGCGCATCATGGAACAGCCAACAGCTACCGCGCCCTATTCGAGCATCTACATCCCCAAATATTGCTAGGATTAACAGCGACGCCCGAACGCATGGATGGCAGTTCGATCTTGCCCGATTTCGACGATAGATTTGCCGCAGAAATTAGACTGTCCGAAGCACTCGAAGAGAAGCTGCTATGCCCCTTTCACTACTTTGGGGTGACTGATAGTATCGATCTAACGGACGATCGTTTTTGGACAAATGGACGCTATGATTCACGTGAGCTAGAAGCCGTCCTGTCTGGCGATGATATACGAGCGAAGACTCGCGTTGACACAGTCCTTCAAGCGATCGAGCGCTATCAACCCGACCTGAGTGATGTTCGAGCCATTGGTTTCTGTGCTGGAGTGAAGCATGCACAATACATGGCGGATCACTTCAACCAAGCAGGCATCCCATCGGCCGTCTTGCTAGGAAGCACCGCACGAGACATTCGGGCAGAAAGGCTTCGCGCCTTCCGCGAGGGGAGACTGACATTTCTATTTACCGTGGATGTGCTAAGCGAAGGCGTCGACATACCAGAAATCAATCTTGTCCTATTTCTTCGTCCGACGGAAAGCCTCACTGTATTTTTGCAACAACTCGGACGCGGACTACGACACGCGATCAACAAAGACTGCCTCACAGTTTTGGATTTCGTCGGGCAAACCCACCGCAAATATCGTCTGGATACAAAATTCGCAGCGCTACTTTCCCGCAAGCGTCAGCGTATAGACAAGGAAATCGAGAACGACTTCCCCAACTTGCCACCAGGATGCAGCATTCAACTCGAACGAGTTGCGCGCGAACGAGTCCTCTCAAAGATCAAAGAGGTCTTAAATAACCTCAAGCAATTCATTCCAGAAGTGATTCAAACTTGGGACGAAGAACAATCCAAACCACTCACTTTCGGGAATTTCATCGAAGCAACTGAGCTGTCACCCATTGAAGTCCTCTCCAAAAAAACTTGGAGCGAATGGAAAGCCCTTGCCCATCAAAAAGCGCCCCCCAGAGATCCAGATATAAAAACTGCTCGCAAAGCATTGCCGAGACTAGTGCTACGCAACGACCCTGACTTACTAAGCAACTTCCAAAAGCTCAACCAAGACCCCAAAGTCGAAGAAGCCACACAGACCTACGGCCGCCAGCAAGCGACCGCGATGCACTACATTATGTGGGGTCAAAAAGGAGAAAACGTTGGCGTCGATAGCGCAGAAGGCTCCTTTAGTAAGTGGCAATCGAACCCAAGCGTAGCTGCGGATGCCGCCGAAATCGCCGCATGGAAACAATCAAAACACACAGCAAGTATTCGCAATATCCAACTCCCGTACCCATGCGACTTAAAACTACATGCACAGTATGGATCTGCAGAAATCAAAGCAGCACTCGATTTATCCAGCATAGATAAAACAGGCCCGACCGGACAAGGCGTCATACATATCGAACCGCTCAAGACTTACGTCCATCTCGTCACCTTCAACAAAGACGAATCCGACTTTTCGCCCACCACGCAATACAGAGACTATCCCATCAGCCGGACAAAACTGCATTGGGAAAGTCAGTCGAATACCAGTCAGTCCAGCAAGACAGGACAAAACTACATACACTTCAGAGAACGAGGCTACACGATCCTTTTCTTTGCACGTCTCAACAAAAGACAAGAGCGCGAAACCTCCCCTTTCATTTTCTTAGGAAGCGCAAAAGAACTATTGAACTATGAAGGCAACCGACCGATCTCAATGACATGGGAGCTGGATCACCCCATTCCCGCAGAGCTGTTTGAAGAAGCTAGGTCGGTTTAA
- a CDS encoding DUF2726 domain-containing protein has product MDILLYIIIAIIVIAITFKSIILPLFTLATPKDAAPQRVASRTQGSSEPEVHPYIRRESILTPTELTFFNALVPVINGHWHIFTKVRLEDLITVRSGLEKKETYGFRSRIKSRHVDFVLCDKETLKIQMCIELDDSSHQSAKAKKADAFKDKAFKAAGLTLIRIPARRSYSDNTIKTYLFDSEPEFAQVADKLSSPPAHVGATPALEATRAAPENDEDPHARWKPASMRK; this is encoded by the coding sequence ATGGATATCTTACTCTATATCATTATCGCCATCATTGTTATCGCGATTACTTTTAAATCAATCATTCTGCCTCTCTTTACGCTGGCGACTCCAAAAGATGCAGCCCCTCAGCGCGTTGCGTCAAGAACTCAAGGATCATCAGAGCCAGAGGTGCATCCTTACATTCGCCGCGAGAGCATTCTGACACCTACGGAGCTGACATTCTTCAACGCCTTAGTACCGGTGATTAACGGGCACTGGCATATCTTCACAAAAGTCCGGCTAGAAGACTTAATCACCGTAAGGTCAGGCTTAGAGAAAAAGGAGACATACGGCTTCCGCAGTCGAATTAAATCTCGTCACGTCGATTTTGTTCTCTGCGATAAGGAGACTCTGAAAATCCAGATGTGTATCGAGCTCGATGATAGCAGCCATCAGTCCGCCAAAGCGAAAAAAGCTGACGCCTTTAAGGACAAAGCCTTCAAAGCCGCCGGCCTCACATTAATTCGTATCCCCGCCCGACGCAGCTATAGTGACAACACTATCAAGACTTATCTATTTGATTCCGAACCTGAATTCGCACAGGTGGCAGATAAATTGAGTTCCCCACCCGCTCACGTCGGAGCCACGCCTGCTCTAGAAGCCACCAGAGCAGCTCCCGAGAACGACGAGGATCCTCATGCTCGATGGAAACCAGCATCAATGAGGAAATAG
- a CDS encoding HNH endonuclease, translating into MHRDAYKAYLYERNLKTSRKASSYLRALDLLEQMLKREAYSFSDCRDIWSVQSVERLQALYEFVLTEAKLGSKTPWYISGSSSYLEKGHCSAALMSLQEFLVESHYQQEQLETFESHTGDESELAPKLERKLNYPKWLLDGLNPKEGKDVVRSVKTRLDQRTFSDIVFKNYNSTCCVTGLDIPTVNRASHIVGWADPQGKKIRLDPRNGLCLSATYDAAFDRHLISLDDDYRVIISKEIKEHYSSESVQTYFISKEGDAITLPQSYLPQKAYLEFHRKKGNF; encoded by the coding sequence ATGCACCGCGACGCCTACAAAGCCTACCTTTACGAAAGGAATCTGAAAACAAGTCGGAAGGCGTCCTCATACCTCCGTGCACTTGATCTACTCGAACAGATGCTAAAGCGCGAAGCTTACAGCTTTTCGGATTGCCGGGACATTTGGAGTGTTCAATCAGTCGAACGCTTACAAGCGCTCTATGAGTTCGTGCTGACCGAAGCGAAACTCGGAAGCAAGACGCCTTGGTATATATCGGGATCTTCAAGTTATTTAGAGAAAGGTCACTGCTCCGCTGCTCTGATGAGCCTGCAAGAATTTTTAGTCGAATCACATTATCAACAGGAACAACTCGAAACATTCGAATCGCATACAGGCGATGAGTCAGAACTCGCCCCAAAGCTCGAACGAAAACTGAACTACCCGAAATGGCTACTCGATGGCCTAAATCCAAAGGAAGGCAAAGATGTGGTGCGATCCGTAAAGACTCGCTTAGATCAAAGAACATTTAGCGACATCGTCTTTAAGAATTACAATTCTACCTGCTGTGTCACCGGACTCGACATTCCTACCGTGAACCGCGCCAGTCACATCGTAGGCTGGGCCGATCCCCAAGGCAAAAAGATCAGACTCGATCCACGCAACGGGCTCTGCCTCTCCGCGACCTACGACGCGGCCTTTGATAGGCACTTGATCAGCTTGGACGACGACTACCGGGTCATTATCTCAAAGGAAATCAAGGAACACTACAGCAGTGAAAGTGTGCAGACCTATTTTATCAGCAAGGAAGGTGATGCGATTACTCTGCCACAATCTTACTTGCCCCAAAAAGCCTATCTCGAATTTCACCGCAAAAAAGGCAATTTCTAA
- a CDS encoding HNH endonuclease — MHAFSKSRNNSPDNGLALTRDAHWMFDKGLWTLDEQQRVIVADEIFTEWGPETDWLRKRHQQAAYFNQESQLRPAEVRLHWHRKNVFNSL, encoded by the coding sequence ATACACGCCTTTTCCAAGAGCAGAAACAACTCTCCCGACAATGGCCTCGCGTTGACACGCGATGCACACTGGATGTTTGACAAAGGCCTATGGACACTCGACGAGCAGCAGCGAGTGATCGTCGCCGACGAGATCTTTACCGAATGGGGCCCCGAAACGGATTGGCTGCGCAAACGGCATCAGCAAGCCGCCTATTTTAACCAAGAATCCCAACTACGCCCGGCAGAGGTAAGGCTCCATTGGCACCGAAAGAATGTCTTCAACAGCCTTTAA